A genomic window from Solanum stenotomum isolate F172 chromosome 10, ASM1918654v1, whole genome shotgun sequence includes:
- the LOC125843054 gene encoding primary amine oxidase-like yields the protein MPNVICIFERYAGDIMWRHTELAIPGKVLQIRKVRPEVSLVVRMVSTVGNYDYITDYEFKQSGTIKVTVGLTGLLEVRGSIYTHNDQIKEEVYGTLIAENTLGAYHDHFFTYHLDLDVDGHENSFVKNNLKTRRVINKSSPRKSYWTVVSETAETESDARIQLGSSRGALEMVVVNPNKKTEVGNEIGYCLIPGGSATSPLLKDDDYPQIRGGFTKYNVWVTPYNKSEKWAGGLYTDQSHGDDTLAIWSLRDREIKNTDIVLWYTFGVHHVPKQEDFPIMPTLSTGFELKPTNFFQHNPVL from the exons ATGcctaatgtaatttgtatattcGAACGTTATGCTGGAGATATCATGTGGCGCCATACAGAGCTTGCAATTCCTGGAAAAGTG CTGCAGATACGAAAGGTTAGACCGGAGGTGAGCCTGGTGGTGAGAATGGTATCGACTGTAGGGAATTATGATTACATTACTGACTATGAATTCAAACAAAGTGGCACCATCAAAGTCACG GTTGGGTTAACTGGTCTACTTGAAGTAAGGGGATCTATATATACTCACAACGACCAGATAAAAGAGGAAGTGTATGGTACACTAATAGCAGAAAACACATTAGGTGCATATCATGATCATTTCTTTACCTATCACCTTGATTTAGACGTAGACGGTCATGAAAATTCCTTTgtgaaaaataacttaaaaactaGACGCGTGATCAATAAAAGTTCACCAAGAAAGAGTTATTGGACAGTTGTTAGTGAAACAGCTGAAACAGAATCAGATGCAAGGATTCAGCTAGGTTCATCACGAGGCGCCCTTGAAATGGTAGTGGTGAACCCCAACAAGAAGACTGAGGTTGGGAATGAAATAGGCTATTGTCTGATCCCGGGAGGATCTGCAACAAGTCCATTGTTAAAAGACGACGATTACCCACAAATCCGCGGAGGTTTTACCAAGTACAATGTGTGGGTGACACCTTATAACAAGTCTGAGAAATGGGCAGGAGGATTATATACTGATCAAAGCCATGGGGATGATACATTAGCCATATGGAGCCTCAG AGATAGGGAAATCAAGAACACGGATATTGTATTATGGTACACATTTGGTGTTCATCATGTACCCAAACAAGAAGATTTTCCAATTATGCCAACATTAAGCACTGGTTTTGAGCTCAAGCCTACTAATTTCTTTCAGCATAATCCAGTTCTTTAA